A segment of the bacterium BMS3Abin08 genome:
CCTTGTACGTGAGGAGTATATATGATTCCATAGGGGATCTGTTATACAGTCAGAAGGATTACAGGCGCGCTGCAAGGTATTTCCTTAAGGGGAGGGATTTCTACAGGGGTGCGGTGTCATTTTTCAGGTCGGACGACTTCAGCCGTTTTGATAAGGTGGTAGCTGCCGTCAGTTTGAAAAAGACGGAAGAGTCATGCAGGTTGCTCATTCTTAAGGGTCTGAGGGAGAGGAGAAAAGGGGATTTTGAAGGCGCCCTCAGGATCTTCAGGGGGGTTTACAGGAATGGTTATCCCTGCAGAGAGTTTGCCCTCTGGAATATTGCATGGGCGGAATACCTGTCAGGTAACTTCCTGAGCGCCTCTTACAACTTCAGGGACCTGTACGGGGGGTATGGTGACGCTCGGTATCTATACTGGTATGCACGCTCCCTGGAGGATCTGGGGGGTGATGCGGAGAGATTCTTTAACAGGTTGGCCGGAGATTCCTTCTACGGTGTTTTGAGGGATATCAGGTCCGGGGGCGGTGCTGTAAAAGAGGCTGCATTCCATATCCCCGCGGCTGATCTCACAAAGGGGGATAGTGTGGCAGGAGACGGTCTTGCTCCGGGAGTCTCCGGCAAGGTTTCCGAAGAGCGCGAGAGGTTTTTCAGAAAGGTGGATTTCCTTGTGAACTCCGGCTTGAGGGGTTTTGCCCTGAGGGAACTCCTGAGTTATGAACCGCGGGGAACCGGTGAGGATGAGAGGATATGCGAATATCAGTCAAGGATCGGGGCCTATGGAGAGTCTATAAAATGTGCATCGGGGCTTGGAGGGAAGGGACGCTATGACGGTCTGCTCTACCCCCTTGCATACAGGGATATAGTGGAGGATGTCTCCAGGAGATATGATATTGATCCTTATCTCGTTTATTCGATAATGCGTGAGGAGAGCAGGTTCAACGAAGACGCCCTCTCCGGCGCCGGGGCCATAGGCCTGATGCAGTTGATACCCTATACTGCAAAGACAATGGCCGGGAGGAGCGGAGCCGGTATTAATATCGGCTCCTATATGGATATAAAGATCCCTTCCAATAATATAACCCTGGGGAGTTACTACCTTAAGAGTCTGCTTGACGAGTTTGATTCACTGCCGGCCGCTATCGCAGCCTACAACGCCGGGGAGGATATTGTGAGGAAATGGATCAAGGCCTACAGGTACCGCGGTATGGATGAGTTCATAGAGGATATCCCCTACAGTGAGACGAGGAACTATGTAAAGAGGGTGCTGAGGAGTTATTATAAGTACCGGTTGCTCGGTTCCGCTAAACCCAAACAACCTTTTTAAAGTCCTGCAATCCCTCTACAATGTGGTTTGTCGTTCCACGATATCCGGCCTTCAAATCAGACTCAAGATCATAGTGTTTCAGGCATGTCCCACAGGAGAAAATCTCAACTCCCATTCTTTCCAGTTCCTTTATTATCGGGACGGTTTCATCATTCACCGTGGTAAGCTTCACCCCTGCGTTCAGGAAGAAGATCATATCCGGAAGCTCACCCGTTATCTTCATTGTCTCAAGAAAACCCTTCATGAGGATCCTCCCGATGTCCTCGTCCCTGCCAAGTGAATCCGTACCGATGATCATGAGTATCCCCTTAATTTGCTCCTCGGGGGCACCCCCGCTTTCTACCGCTTCCTCCCGGGATTCCGGCATATCACAGGTATAACCCTTTGTAATGGTTACGCCCCAGTAGCCATCCATCCTCTCCGTACCGGAGTGCATGCCCTTTTTATCGGCAAACCTTGTAAGGTTCCTTACCGATGCCTCATTGTCCACAAGTACCTTTACGGTGCCTTCGTCAATCCCGTCCAATGCATCCTCAGCCATGACAACCGGCTTAGGGCATCCAAGCCCGCGCGCGTCTATAACCATGAGGTCCTCCTTTAATGCAGCCACTTGGATAGTGTGTTTTACGGATTTTTGAGCAAGTGCCGATTATCCGATTACCCTTAAATTATTTGATATGAAAAAGAGGAATGTCAAATACATATTTTCTATAGAAGGAGAGTTACTTATAGGGAATGCCGGTTATCTCTCCTCTTCAGCGCAGAGATAACCCTGCAGTGTTATCTTGTCTGTTTATAGAGTTGCTTTTGTCATGCTGAATCCCGAATTAGAGCCTGTGTATAAATTGCGGTTATTTGTCATTCCCGCAATCCCGAACGCTTTCGGGGAATGACAGAAAAACGAACGCTATGCGCTATGCGCTTTGAACGATTCCGGACAAGCCGGAATGACGGAAGAACTTTTATACACGGACACGCATTAAGCTCGGGACATCCGGTACCGGTAGTTCTGAGACCCTGAAACAAGGTCGAGCTCTCCGAGCAAAGGCCGGGGCTTTCGGCAAGGTGCATTGTAAAACCCTCAATGACAAAAGTGCCTTAAGGGAAATATGGAGAGGGATAGTGGGAGTTGAACCCACCGGAACCGCTTTTTAAGGCCTTGGTTCCTCTCTGGTTTTGCAGACCAGCCGGGGCACCGGCCCCTTTACCCCTCAATTCGGTTGCTTGATCTCCTGTCTCCTGCCGGATGCGGTTTGTTATTGACTATACTGATATTATATATAGTTTTGTCAAATACTTTAATTCAATGATTCCTCTGAACTCATAGGCTGAATCAATCGCATGGATAGAAAAATTGCAAGTAAGGGCTTTTTTCGGGTAGAATAAAGAGTAATGACTTACAGGAATCCAGTAAGCTGCTGTTTTGACCTTCTGAATTCATTCCGAAATCCCGGCCTGTCAGCAACTATATCCGGATCTGCAATACACCCGGCAGGCTTACCGGTGAGTAACTGATCTCATGGATATTCATCACCTGAGGGTATTTCTCTCTGTGTACAGGCACAGGAGTTTCTCAAAGGCATCTAAAGGCCTCTATCTCAGCCAGCCCACGGTCAGTGAGCATATAAAAACCCTTGAAGACGAACTGAACTGCCGTCTCTTTGACCGGCTGGGACGTACGATAATACCCACGGAAGAGGCCGGCCTGCTTTACCCGCTTGCAGAACAGATTATCGAACAGGTGGAGTCGATCAAAGGGAAGATACTCTCAGCAGGGAGAGACCTCACCGGTGACATCCTGTTGGGGGCAAGTACAATACCGGGCACATACATCCTTCCCTACGTTATATCGGATTTCAAGAAGATGAACCCTGGAGTCTCTTTCCGGGTCATTATAGAGGATTCCCGAAGGATAACGGAAATGGTCTTAAACCATGACCTGGTATTAGGGGTTGTTGGTGCGGAAATGGATAATGAGAGCCTTGAATTCGAGCCCTTTATAGAGGACGAACTTGTATTGGCTGTAAGCGGGGACCTTGCCGACGGTGATCCGATAGGGCTTGAGGAGTTGAGCGATATCCCTTTTGTTATCCGTGAGGAGGGCTCCGGGACGAGGAAGACGGTGCAACGGTACCTCTCAGCCCGCGGCATGGATTTAGCCCGGTTGAATATAGTAGCAGAACTCGGTTCTACCGATTCTGTGAAAGAGGCAATAAAGGCGGGGCTTGGGGCATCCATACTCTCGAGGGTCGCTATCAGGGAAGAGCTGGAGAGGGAGATATTAAAGGAGGTCGGAATCAATGGTCTCAAGATGGAGAGGAATTTCTTTTTTGTCACCCATAGAAAAAGGACCCTGCCGCGTCCTTACCGGGCATTTTTGAGTTATATGAAAAACATGAAGCCCCGACTATGATTTTTCAGATCTCCCTCTCTCCCTGAGCTGTCCCGTCTTCCATGGTCTTGAGGCTATCCAGAATGCAGCGATGAGGGTCAGAAGCACCCAGTCCCTCCCGATCAGGATCAGGGATGTCCATGTGTAACCTCCGTAAGGCTTCCGGACCTCATTGTAGAGGTCGCCGATAAGGATTATCGAGAGTACGAGGGGGACGAAGTATTTTATGAGGAAGTCCCACCGCTGCAAGAATGAACCCGAGCTGGCTCTTCCATTGTTCTCTCTTCATTATCCTGTCTGCCGGAGTCTATCTATAATTTCATCTGCTATCTCAAGGGGGGTTAAGGAATCGGTTTCGACAATAATATCGGCTTTTTTGTAAAAGGGCTCCCTGAACTCAAGGAGGTCCCTTATCCTTCCGAGGGGGTCTTCCATGTTTAATAAGGGGCGTTCATCGGACGTGGAAGTCCTCTTATGAATGGTTTCAGGTGTTGCGGTAAGACAGACAATAATTCCTTTTTCTCCGAGCGCCTCAATGTTCTCATCACGTAACACTATCCCCCCGCCTGTTGAGATTACAATGTTATCCATAGAGGCGAACTCTTTTGCAATTTCGGTTTCCCGGTCGCGGAAGTATTGTTCCCCATGGCGGCTGAAGATCTCATTGATGGTTATACCCTCAGCCTTCTCTATCTCCTCGTCAAGCTCGATAAGCCTCATTCCGAGCCTGCGTGCCAGCTCCCTGCCTACCGCACTCTTGCCCGTTCCCATAAACCCTGTAAGGACTATGTTCTTCATACCTCTATCCATATCGGATTATTCATGAATGCCGTGACTGTCATCCTGAGTGAGGGTGTTAGGTCAGGGACTTCATATATCCCTGATAATTACGCGTGGTCTCCTCCATGGAATCTCCACCGAATTTTTCGAGGAAAGCGTCTGCCGTTACGAGGGCCATCATCGCCTCCCCGATTACAGAGGCAGCCGGGACTGCACAGACGTCGGAACGTTCGTAAGCAGCCTTTACTTCTTCGCCCGTCCGTAGATCGACTGAACCGAGGGGCCTTTGCTGTGTGGGGATGGGCTTCATCGCAGCCCTGACAATGAGAGGCATGCCGTTTGAAATCCCCCCCTCAATGCCACCTGCGTGATTGGTTTTCCTTGTATACAGCAATGAGCCTTTTTCGGCCGGAGGGAAGATCTCATCGAGGACTTCGTGGCCCGGTCTTGAGGCCATCTCGAAGCCGTCGCCCACCTCGACACCCTTTATTGCCTGAATGCCCATAAATGCGTAGGATAGCCGTGCATCAAGCCGCCTCTGCCAGAGAGTATGGCTCCCGATGCCCGGAGGGACACCAAGGGCAAATGTGATGAATGTTCCGCCCAGGGAGTAGCCTCCCTCTTTGGCCTGATCGACAGCTTCCCTCATAAGCCCCGCTGTCTCTTCCGAGGGGCATCTTACGTCTGAAGAA
Coding sequences within it:
- the aroK gene encoding shikimate kinase: MKNIVLTGFMGTGKSAVGRELARRLGMRLIELDEEIEKAEGITINEIFSRHGEQYFRDRETEIAKEFASMDNIVISTGGGIVLRDENIEALGEKGIIVCLTATPETIHKRTSTSDERPLLNMEDPLGRIRDLLEFREPFYKKADIIVETDSLTPLEIADEIIDRLRQTG
- the aroC gene encoding chorismate synthase, producing MLKLLQITAGESHGKGLVAVIEGIPANMEISPGHINTQLKRRQAGYGRGGRMKIEYDEVEIISGIRWGKTLGSPIALMIKNRDWSNWEKGMSISVDDSGSIPPVTRPRPGHADLPGTQKFHHDDIRNILERSSARETAARVAIGAVARRFLEELGITIGSFVTSIGHASYGIRPSELEHDELLSLSGSADSSDVRCPSEETAGLMREAVDQAKEGGYSLGGTFITFALGVPPGIGSHTLWQRRLDARLSYAFMGIQAIKGVEVGDGFEMASRPGHEVLDEIFPPAEKGSLLYTRKTNHAGGIEGGISNGMPLIVRAAMKPIPTQQRPLGSVDLRTGEEVKAAYERSDVCAVPAASVIGEAMMALVTADAFLEKFGGDSMEETTRNYQGYMKSLT
- the cysL_1 gene encoding HTH-type transcriptional regulator CysL, which codes for MDIHHLRVFLSVYRHRSFSKASKGLYLSQPTVSEHIKTLEDELNCRLFDRLGRTIIPTEEAGLLYPLAEQIIEQVESIKGKILSAGRDLTGDILLGASTIPGTYILPYVISDFKKMNPGVSFRVIIEDSRRITEMVLNHDLVLGVVGAEMDNESLEFEPFIEDELVLAVSGDLADGDPIGLEELSDIPFVIREEGSGTRKTVQRYLSARGMDLARLNIVAELGSTDSVKEAIKAGLGASILSRVAIREELEREILKEVGINGLKMERNFFFVTHRKRTLPRPYRAFLSYMKNMKPRL
- the slt_2 gene encoding soluble lytic murein transglycosylase precursor: MLARALFCCIFLFLSLSSSDALSSGVGGPVGLYSLKTSDIGETLRKLSADETGSFLIADYILYFRTLLSCRENDLHACLSGTDEFIGKFPHSILTRDVRLWKIESLYRGYKEGIRGVAHAGYPSDDDLKMNFLSSVEKYLKSRPFNSRVMYMYGDFLRGTGRAGEARRVMRKVFLQGGDYYETLKGDFSTDSLTIKGALILGENLTRRMKYKEAEQLLTGLLDRKNPLYVRSIYDSIGDLLYSQKDYRRAARYFLKGRDFYRGAVSFFRSDDFSRFDKVVAAVSLKKTEESCRLLILKGLRERRKGDFEGALRIFRGVYRNGYPCREFALWNIAWAEYLSGNFLSASYNFRDLYGGYGDARYLYWYARSLEDLGGDAERFFNRLAGDSFYGVLRDIRSGGGAVKEAAFHIPAADLTKGDSVAGDGLAPGVSGKVSEERERFFRKVDFLVNSGLRGFALRELLSYEPRGTGEDERICEYQSRIGAYGESIKCASGLGGKGRYDGLLYPLAYRDIVEDVSRRYDIDPYLVYSIMREESRFNEDALSGAGAIGLMQLIPYTAKTMAGRSGAGINIGSYMDIKIPSNNITLGSYYLKSLLDEFDSLPAAIAAYNAGEDIVRKWIKAYRYRGMDEFIEDIPYSETRNYVKRVLRSYYKYRLLGSAKPKQPF
- a CDS encoding sirA-like protein → MVIDARGLGCPKPVVMAEDALDGIDEGTVKVLVDNEASVRNLTRFADKKGMHSGTERMDGYWGVTITKGYTCDMPESREEAVESGGAPEEQIKGILMIIGTDSLGRDEDIGRILMKGFLETMKITGELPDMIFFLNAGVKLTTVNDETVPIIKELERMGVEIFSCGTCLKHYDLESDLKAGYRGTTNHIVEGLQDFKKVVWV